From Microbacterium sp. LWH11-1.2, one genomic window encodes:
- a CDS encoding alpha/beta hydrolase: MNTTSTLDRPDARLHYEVRGEGPLIALIGSPMDADAFAPFADELGADHTVLTADPRGIKRSTVADPTRESSPAVRAADLAALIEHVGRGPATVLGSSGGAVTVLALAQDRPDLVEVVIAHEPPLLRLLPDHEAQLQTAEDLIALALGGDRLGAWRMFFAQANIVMPEEVLVQWFGGDADPQSLADERFWFEREYLGSVGWQPDLDALRRADVSFVLGIGEESVGQLCERTTTALGAHLDVEPTRFPGDHTGFVDHPAEFAARLRAVLETR, translated from the coding sequence ATGAACACCACCTCGACCCTCGACCGCCCCGACGCACGCCTCCACTACGAGGTGCGCGGGGAGGGTCCGCTCATCGCGCTGATCGGCTCCCCGATGGATGCCGACGCGTTCGCCCCTTTCGCGGACGAGCTGGGCGCCGATCACACGGTGCTCACCGCCGATCCCCGCGGGATCAAGCGCAGCACGGTGGCCGACCCGACACGCGAGTCGAGTCCTGCCGTGCGGGCGGCGGATCTCGCCGCCCTGATCGAGCATGTCGGTCGCGGACCCGCGACGGTCCTCGGATCGAGCGGAGGTGCCGTCACCGTGCTCGCCCTCGCGCAGGACCGACCGGACCTCGTCGAAGTCGTGATCGCCCATGAACCGCCCCTGCTGCGCCTGCTGCCCGATCACGAGGCCCAGCTGCAGACCGCTGAGGACCTCATCGCGCTCGCTCTCGGCGGGGATCGCCTGGGCGCGTGGCGGATGTTCTTCGCGCAGGCGAACATCGTCATGCCGGAGGAGGTGCTCGTGCAGTGGTTCGGCGGGGATGCCGATCCGCAGAGCCTCGCCGACGAGCGCTTCTGGTTCGAGCGCGAGTACCTCGGCAGCGTCGGCTGGCAGCCCGATCTCGACGCGCTGCGGCGCGCAGACGTGAGCTTCGTGCTCGGCATCGGCGAGGAGTCGGTCGGTCAGCTGTGCGAGCGCACCACGACGGCGCTCGGCGCGCACCTCGACGTCGAGCCGACGAGGTTCCCGGGCGATCACACGGGCTTCGTCGACCACCCCGCGGAGTTCGCCGCACGGCTGCGAGCAGTGCTCGAGACCCGGTGA
- a CDS encoding methylated-DNA--[protein]-cysteine S-methyltransferase — protein MVAFGTLATPVGVIGVVSDGAAITRVGWRAPAPEGSGSGPDPLLSEALAQLRAYFAGELTTFDLPIDLGAQTATTHAVLTALHETVGYGTPVTYGQLAARSGTDVPARGIGSIMGANPIPIIVPCHRVVAGDGLGGYSGGNPGEGLATKRWLLELEGALPASLF, from the coding sequence ATGGTCGCTTTCGGAACGCTCGCCACCCCGGTGGGCGTGATCGGCGTCGTCAGCGACGGCGCCGCGATCACTCGCGTCGGCTGGCGCGCCCCCGCTCCCGAAGGAAGCGGATCCGGACCGGATCCGCTGCTGAGCGAAGCGCTCGCCCAGTTGCGCGCCTACTTCGCCGGCGAGTTGACGACGTTCGATCTGCCGATCGATCTCGGCGCGCAGACGGCGACCACGCACGCCGTGCTCACGGCGCTGCACGAGACCGTCGGCTACGGCACGCCGGTGACGTACGGTCAGCTCGCCGCGCGCAGCGGCACCGACGTGCCCGCGCGGGGGATCGGCTCGATCATGGGAGCGAACCCGATCCCGATCATCGTGCCGTGCCATCGGGTCGTCGCCGGCGACGGCCTCGGCGGGTACTCGGGCGGCAACCCGGGCGAGGGACTCGCCACGAAGCGATGGCTGCTGGAACTCGAGGGCGCGCTGCCCGCCTCCCTGTTCTGA
- a CDS encoding histidine kinase: MSSRIEPLAPAVPTPGAVSLTRGVTVTWWYTAGAVLFIELTVVATATAFVGATDLSGIALLIAAVSGLLWLASTLLLLLDYRRRLDARPGVPWGRLWLPLLAAVAFGLVVGLLGHSWQLAVMPLAQSIVLLNWPSGVRFRVVLAATLLLVGLSVVDSAAASVDAFLPRWLPVIVISLLPFMTVSSLWFWDVMVTLDRARASEARLAATQERLRVATDVHDLQGHHLQVIALQLELAERLLPRDPDAGMEQLRAARVSVDEARQGTRDLATRYRSVPLSDELANARDLLRAAGLEVEAVIDPDAAAAPASALGPVIRETTTNVLRHGGGRRARLALTRTVDAWRYEIANDAVQGARFGDDGSGLDGVRRRIDDVHGTLEIHADAEEFVVVVTVPSNAEEAR; this comes from the coding sequence GTGAGCAGCCGCATCGAGCCCCTCGCCCCCGCCGTTCCGACCCCGGGGGCGGTCTCGCTGACGCGCGGCGTCACGGTCACCTGGTGGTACACGGCGGGCGCCGTGCTGTTCATCGAACTCACGGTCGTCGCCACCGCGACCGCCTTCGTCGGGGCGACGGACCTCAGCGGCATAGCGCTGCTCATCGCCGCGGTCAGCGGACTCCTGTGGTTGGCCTCGACCCTCCTGCTGCTGTTGGACTATCGGCGCCGACTCGACGCGCGACCGGGGGTCCCCTGGGGGCGGCTGTGGCTGCCGCTGCTCGCCGCCGTGGCGTTCGGGCTCGTCGTGGGGCTGCTCGGTCACAGCTGGCAGCTCGCCGTCATGCCCCTCGCGCAGTCGATCGTGCTCTTGAACTGGCCCAGCGGCGTGCGCTTCCGGGTCGTCCTCGCGGCGACCCTACTGCTGGTGGGACTCAGCGTCGTCGATTCCGCGGCGGCATCCGTCGACGCCTTCCTTCCCCGGTGGCTGCCGGTGATCGTGATCTCGCTGCTCCCGTTCATGACGGTCAGCTCGCTGTGGTTCTGGGACGTCATGGTGACTCTGGACCGCGCCCGTGCATCGGAGGCGCGCCTCGCGGCGACGCAGGAACGGCTGCGCGTGGCGACCGATGTGCACGACCTGCAGGGGCACCACCTCCAGGTCATCGCGCTGCAGCTGGAGCTCGCGGAGCGGCTGCTGCCGCGCGATCCGGATGCCGGCATGGAACAGCTCCGTGCCGCGCGGGTCAGCGTCGACGAGGCGCGCCAGGGCACGAGGGACCTCGCGACCCGGTACCGGTCCGTCCCGCTGAGCGATGAGCTCGCCAACGCCCGAGACCTCCTGCGCGCCGCCGGCCTCGAGGTCGAGGCGGTGATCGATCCGGATGCCGCCGCCGCACCGGCATCCGCTCTCGGGCCGGTGATCCGGGAGACGACGACGAACGTGCTGCGGCACGGCGGTGGACGCCGTGCGCGTCTCGCCCTGACCCGGACGGTGGATGCCTGGCGGTACGAGATCGCCAACGACGCGGTGCAGGGCGCCCGGTTCGGCGACGACGGCTCCGGCCTGGACGGTGTCCGTCGTCGGATCGACGACGTGCACGGCACGCTCGAGATCCACGCCGACGCGGAGGAGTTCGTGGTCGTGGTGACCGTGCCGTCGAACGCGGAGGAGGCTCGATGA
- the thrC gene encoding threonine synthase translates to MQFISTRGGMQPQSFSETLLEGLAPDGGLAVPEVIPTVDGETLERWRALTYPQLATEVLGLFATDIPRADLARMTADAYADFPAGVVPLRAIDGDLTLVGLSEGPTLAFKDMAMQFLGQVLEYTLERQDAVLNILGATSGDTGSAAEHALRGKERVAVFMLSPQGRMSAFQRAQMFSLDDANVHNIAVEGVFDDCQNLVKHLAGDLVFKRAQHLGAVNSINLGRIAAQVVYYFWAWLRATDAGGWTELSFTVPSGNFGNILSGFYAKQMGLPVRRLVLAANENNVLDEFFRTGIYRPRSAEQTLATSSPSMDISKASNLERFIFELVGRDASRVVGAWRDLEEQGFFDFSAELSRFASEFGIVSGTSTHDDRLATIRSVYETTGEIIDPHTADGVRIAREYLEPGVPMLVLETAKPEKFAETIHEAIGVELAYAPELREMLDAPQHVTEMADDEHVLRAFIAENALH, encoded by the coding sequence GTGCAGTTCATCTCCACCCGCGGCGGCATGCAGCCGCAGTCGTTCAGCGAGACGCTGCTGGAGGGCCTCGCGCCCGACGGAGGACTCGCCGTTCCCGAGGTGATCCCGACGGTCGACGGCGAGACGCTCGAGCGCTGGCGCGCGCTCACGTATCCGCAGCTCGCGACCGAGGTGCTGGGACTGTTCGCCACCGACATCCCGCGTGCCGACCTCGCCCGGATGACGGCCGACGCGTACGCGGACTTCCCGGCCGGCGTCGTCCCGCTGCGCGCGATCGACGGCGACCTCACGCTGGTCGGACTCTCCGAGGGGCCGACGCTGGCCTTCAAGGACATGGCGATGCAGTTCCTCGGCCAGGTGCTCGAGTACACGCTGGAGCGCCAGGACGCCGTGCTCAACATCCTCGGCGCCACCTCCGGCGACACCGGCTCGGCTGCCGAGCACGCCCTGCGCGGCAAGGAGCGCGTCGCGGTGTTCATGCTCTCGCCGCAGGGGCGGATGAGCGCGTTCCAGCGCGCGCAGATGTTCTCGCTCGACGACGCGAACGTGCACAACATCGCGGTCGAGGGCGTCTTCGACGACTGCCAGAATCTCGTCAAGCACCTCGCGGGCGACCTCGTGTTCAAGCGCGCTCAGCACCTCGGCGCGGTGAACTCCATCAACCTCGGGCGGATCGCCGCGCAGGTCGTGTACTACTTCTGGGCCTGGCTGCGGGCGACGGATGCCGGGGGCTGGACCGAGCTCTCGTTCACGGTTCCGTCCGGCAACTTCGGGAACATCCTCTCCGGGTTCTACGCCAAGCAGATGGGGCTCCCTGTCCGTCGGCTCGTCCTGGCCGCGAACGAGAACAACGTGCTCGACGAGTTCTTCCGGACCGGTATCTACCGTCCGCGCAGCGCGGAGCAGACGCTGGCCACCTCCAGCCCGTCGATGGACATCTCGAAGGCGTCGAACCTCGAGCGGTTCATCTTCGAGCTCGTCGGTCGTGATGCCTCACGGGTCGTCGGCGCCTGGCGCGACCTCGAGGAGCAGGGCTTCTTCGACTTCTCCGCCGAGCTGTCCCGTTTCGCCTCGGAGTTCGGCATCGTGAGCGGCACATCGACCCACGACGACCGGCTCGCGACGATCCGCTCCGTCTACGAGACCACGGGCGAGATCATCGATCCGCACACGGCCGACGGCGTCCGCATCGCCCGGGAGTACCTCGAGCCCGGTGTGCCGATGCTCGTGCTGGAGACCGCGAAGCCCGAGAAGTTCGCGGAGACGATCCACGAGGCCATCGGCGTCGAGCTCGCCTACGCTCCCGAGCTGCGCGAGATGCTCGATGCTCCGCAGCATGTGACCGAGATGGCGGACGACGAGCACGTGCTCCGCGCCTTCATCGCGGAGAACGCGCTGCACTGA
- a CDS encoding FUSC family protein, with the protein MSLFTFAPSRGPRWPLALQAALGIGVPIAVMALLGQPALGYIAASGAFTVLYLGSAPTVDRARALPLIAAGLMLSAVLGVLVAESPWLVSAGVIVVAVASAGLAFGFRLGPPGPLFFVLVFGLSAHVVAASDVSPLVYVTALAAGCAFSYAVALTPLLSARARAKTARRLNALLPGPALDAGSRVLLLRVAIVAVVGVLLGLVIDPARTYWVVGSAVAVIGVAAARGAAFQRGLHRMLGTVVGAGVYAALALLHPSGLRLALLLAALQFLIELVVVRHYALALVFITPLVLLLTGAATGEIGAMDVAGERIVDTLVGAVLGAASGLLHPRVMPESR; encoded by the coding sequence GTGAGTCTCTTCACCTTCGCGCCATCGCGCGGTCCCCGGTGGCCGCTCGCGCTGCAGGCCGCGCTGGGCATCGGGGTTCCGATCGCCGTGATGGCCCTTCTCGGTCAGCCGGCCCTCGGATACATCGCCGCGAGCGGTGCGTTCACCGTGCTGTACCTCGGCTCGGCGCCGACCGTCGATCGGGCACGAGCGCTTCCGCTGATCGCGGCCGGTCTCATGCTCAGCGCGGTGCTCGGCGTTCTCGTCGCAGAGAGCCCGTGGCTGGTGAGCGCCGGTGTCATCGTCGTGGCGGTCGCCTCCGCCGGGCTCGCCTTCGGCTTCCGTCTCGGCCCGCCGGGACCGCTGTTCTTCGTGCTGGTCTTCGGGCTCTCCGCGCACGTGGTGGCGGCCTCGGACGTGTCACCTCTCGTGTATGTCACCGCGCTCGCCGCGGGGTGCGCCTTCTCGTACGCCGTCGCCCTGACCCCGCTGCTGTCGGCGAGAGCACGCGCCAAGACCGCACGACGGCTGAACGCGCTGCTTCCCGGGCCCGCGCTCGACGCCGGATCCCGCGTGCTCCTGCTGCGCGTCGCCATCGTCGCGGTCGTCGGCGTGCTCCTCGGACTCGTGATCGACCCTGCTCGCACCTACTGGGTCGTCGGTTCGGCGGTCGCGGTCATCGGTGTCGCCGCGGCCCGAGGCGCGGCATTCCAGCGCGGGTTGCATCGTATGCTCGGCACCGTCGTCGGGGCCGGCGTCTACGCGGCTCTCGCCCTGTTGCATCCGTCCGGACTCCGGCTCGCACTCCTCCTGGCCGCGCTGCAGTTCCTGATCGAGCTCGTCGTGGTGCGCCACTACGCCCTGGCGCTGGTGTTCATCACACCGCTCGTCCTGCTCCTCACGGGAGCCGCGACCGGGGAGATCGGCGCGATGGACGTCGCCGGAGAACGCATCGTCGACACACTCGTCGGGGCGGTGCTGGGCGCGGCATCCGGCCTGCTGCATCCGCGGGTGATGCCCGAGAGCCGCTGA
- a CDS encoding response regulator transcription factor has protein sequence MIRVLLADDEGMIRSALAALLRLEEDIEVVAECEDGEQAVAEALRLQPDVCLLDLEMPGLDGVQVAERLNRAIATRCVVVTRHARPGVLRRALASGVAGFLPKSRGADEVAAVIRRVAAGARYVDPEIAADALSDERSPLTDRELDVLRAGRRGETTGQIARALALAPGTVRNHISVILGKLHVGTRQQAVLIAEERGWI, from the coding sequence ATGATCCGCGTGCTGCTCGCCGACGACGAGGGGATGATCCGGTCGGCGCTCGCGGCGCTGCTGCGCCTGGAGGAGGACATCGAGGTCGTCGCCGAGTGCGAGGACGGCGAGCAGGCGGTCGCCGAGGCGCTGCGCCTGCAGCCCGACGTCTGCCTGCTCGACCTCGAGATGCCGGGCCTCGACGGCGTGCAGGTCGCCGAGCGTCTGAATCGGGCGATCGCGACGCGCTGCGTCGTCGTCACCCGTCACGCGCGGCCCGGCGTGCTGCGTCGCGCGCTGGCATCCGGCGTCGCGGGGTTCCTGCCCAAGTCCCGCGGTGCCGACGAGGTCGCGGCCGTCATCCGGCGGGTGGCAGCGGGCGCGCGCTACGTCGACCCGGAGATCGCGGCGGATGCGCTGAGCGACGAGCGCTCGCCGCTGACCGATCGCGAGCTGGACGTGCTGCGTGCCGGACGGCGGGGGGAGACGACCGGACAGATCGCCCGTGCCCTCGCGCTCGCGCCGGGCACGGTCCGCAACCACATCTCGGTGATCCTCGGAAAGCTGCACGTCGGCACCCGACAGCAGGCCGTGCTGATCGCCGAGGAGCGCGGCTGGATCTGA
- the sigJ gene encoding RNA polymerase sigma factor SigJ, which translates to MDDIDALESERRNLLALAYRMLGTVADAEDAVQETYVRWYRLSGDERAEILNPAAWLTRVAGRVCLDVLGSARVRRESYVGPWLPEPLPRSSPLVASAPLDPLERVTLDESVSMALLVVLESLTPAERVSFVLHDVFGVPFAEIAETVGRSQDAVRQLASQGRRRVRDRRAGMATREQHDAVARAFLEASATGELERLIALLDPDVVLRSDGGGKMSAARRPVVGPDRVARFLLGIPHLNPGIELTPTETPDGIALLATLNGRTDSVVSFAVACDRITEIFIVRNPDKLTQWQ; encoded by the coding sequence ATGGACGATATCGACGCGCTGGAGTCCGAGCGCCGCAACCTCCTCGCCCTCGCGTACCGCATGCTCGGCACCGTGGCCGACGCCGAGGACGCGGTGCAGGAGACGTATGTGCGCTGGTACCGCCTGTCCGGGGACGAGCGCGCCGAGATCCTCAACCCGGCGGCCTGGCTCACGCGCGTCGCCGGGCGCGTCTGCCTCGACGTCCTCGGATCAGCGCGGGTGCGACGCGAGAGCTACGTCGGTCCATGGCTTCCCGAACCGCTCCCGCGCAGCTCCCCGCTCGTGGCCTCCGCCCCACTCGATCCGCTCGAGCGCGTCACGCTCGATGAGTCCGTGAGCATGGCGCTGCTGGTGGTGCTGGAGTCGCTCACGCCGGCGGAGCGGGTCTCGTTCGTGCTGCACGACGTGTTCGGCGTGCCGTTCGCCGAGATCGCCGAGACGGTCGGCCGCAGCCAGGACGCGGTCCGCCAGCTCGCCTCGCAGGGGCGACGGCGCGTACGGGATCGTCGAGCCGGGATGGCCACACGAGAGCAGCACGACGCCGTGGCGCGCGCTTTCCTCGAGGCATCGGCGACCGGAGAGCTGGAGCGGCTCATCGCCCTGCTCGATCCCGACGTCGTGCTGCGGTCCGACGGCGGCGGCAAGATGTCCGCAGCGCGGCGTCCCGTGGTCGGCCCGGACCGGGTCGCGCGGTTCCTGCTCGGCATCCCGCATCTCAATCCGGGGATCGAGCTCACCCCCACGGAGACGCCCGACGGCATCGCGCTGCTGGCCACGCTGAACGGCCGCACCGATTCGGTCGTGTCCTTCGCCGTCGCCTGCGATCGCATCACCGAGATCTTCATCGTCCGCAACCCCGACAAGCTCACGCAGTGGCAGTGA
- a CDS encoding VOC family protein yields MPDLNPYLSFRTDARDALEFYQSVLGGELDISVFGDFPDMVQDPSQKDLVMHGQLTTPEGLVLMASDTPDGMTYEKPQGISVSLSGNTQQVTQQVWDRLSDGATITMPLDVPPWGGTFGMLVDRFGIAWMLHGNPE; encoded by the coding sequence ATGCCCGATCTCAACCCGTATCTGTCCTTCCGCACCGATGCGCGCGACGCGCTCGAGTTCTATCAGAGCGTCCTCGGCGGGGAGCTCGACATCAGCGTGTTCGGGGACTTCCCCGACATGGTGCAGGACCCGAGTCAGAAGGACCTGGTCATGCACGGCCAGCTGACGACACCCGAGGGGCTGGTGCTCATGGCGTCGGACACTCCCGACGGCATGACGTACGAGAAGCCGCAGGGCATATCGGTGTCGCTGAGCGGCAACACGCAGCAGGTCACGCAGCAGGTGTGGGACAGGCTGTCCGACGGCGCGACGATCACCATGCCACTGGATGTCCCGCCCTGGGGCGGCACGTTCGGCATGCTCGTCGACCGCTTCGGCATCGCCTGGATGCTGCACGGCAACCCGGAGTGA
- a CDS encoding NAD(P)H-binding protein, whose translation MKIAVAGGTGVVGRHTVEAVRAAGHDAVVLSRSHGVDLVTGSGLYAALTGVDAVIDVASVETLKAAEAIEFFTAATGNLVSAAADAGVSHVVLLSIVGIDRIPYDYYAGKVAQEKVIEASRVPWTIQRATQFHEFAAQLFARAKVGHLHIAPRARTQPIAAREVGERLAALAVDEPRGRVADIAGPREEQLADMIRAYARGQGYRGWIPALNVPGPQMAGMRAGAALPGPDAVLGRQTFEEWLAAR comes from the coding sequence ATGAAGATCGCCGTCGCAGGAGGAACCGGAGTCGTCGGCAGGCATACCGTCGAGGCGGTGCGGGCAGCCGGCCACGACGCCGTCGTGCTCAGCCGCTCGCACGGGGTCGATCTCGTGACCGGGAGCGGCCTGTACGCCGCCCTCACGGGTGTGGATGCGGTCATCGATGTCGCGAGCGTCGAGACGCTCAAGGCCGCGGAGGCGATCGAGTTCTTCACCGCCGCGACGGGGAATCTCGTCTCGGCCGCCGCGGACGCCGGCGTCTCGCACGTCGTGCTCCTCTCGATCGTCGGCATCGATCGCATCCCCTACGACTACTACGCGGGGAAGGTCGCGCAGGAGAAGGTGATCGAGGCGTCACGGGTGCCGTGGACGATCCAGCGTGCGACGCAGTTCCACGAGTTCGCGGCGCAGCTGTTCGCGCGGGCGAAGGTCGGCCACCTCCACATCGCCCCGAGGGCCCGCACCCAGCCCATCGCCGCTCGCGAGGTCGGCGAGCGCCTGGCCGCCCTCGCCGTCGACGAGCCACGGGGGAGGGTGGCGGACATCGCGGGTCCGCGCGAGGAGCAGCTCGCCGACATGATCCGCGCCTATGCGCGCGGACAGGGCTATCGCGGATGGATCCCGGCGCTGAACGTGCCGGGGCCGCAGATGGCCGGCATGCGCGCCGGGGCCGCCCTCCCCGGGCCGGATGCCGTTCTGGGTCGACAGACCTTCGAGGAGTGGCTCGCCGCGCGCTGA
- a CDS encoding DUF1801 domain-containing protein: protein MSLPDDVLDYHRKLAPEDREICGLLAAEIDRGLPEAAAKVWHAHPVWFLDGNPIVGYDRLKDAVRLMFWSGQSFDVEGLAPSGSFEAAEVRYRGADDIDVEALGVWLSAAREIQWDYEHIRTNRGLVKRTEF from the coding sequence ATGTCTCTCCCCGACGACGTACTCGATTACCACCGAAAGCTCGCGCCCGAGGATCGGGAGATCTGCGGCCTGCTGGCGGCGGAGATCGACCGAGGGCTCCCCGAAGCGGCCGCGAAGGTCTGGCATGCGCATCCCGTCTGGTTCCTCGACGGCAACCCGATCGTCGGCTACGACCGCCTGAAGGACGCCGTGCGGCTGATGTTCTGGAGCGGGCAGTCGTTCGACGTCGAGGGACTCGCACCGTCGGGTTCGTTCGAGGCCGCAGAGGTGCGTTACCGGGGCGCCGACGACATCGACGTCGAAGCACTGGGCGTCTGGCTGTCGGCGGCTCGCGAGATCCAGTGGGACTACGAGCACATCCGCACCAATCGCGGCCTCGTCAAGCGCACCGAGTTCTGA
- the erm gene encoding 23S ribosomal RNA methyltransferase Erm — MPRSIHGGRHELGQNFLTHRPTLGRITMIVRRTSGSILELGAGDGALTRSLAELGRPLTAIDIDEHRVRRLSGRLPSVRVEHADATRHPLDADVVVGNIPFHLTTPILRRMLSTGRWRDAVLLTQWEVARKRAGVGGGTLMTAQSAPWFEFSLEGRVPAWGFSPQPSVDGGLLSITRRGSPLVPIAERRAYEGFVRSMFTARGATLDAVVASAARVSRAQARQALTAAGASDRRLPRDLGPEQWSGLWRWFARSA, encoded by the coding sequence ATGCCTCGTTCGATCCACGGCGGCCGACACGAACTCGGCCAGAACTTCCTCACCCATCGCCCCACCCTCGGACGCATCACGATGATCGTCCGGCGAACGTCCGGGTCGATCCTCGAACTCGGCGCCGGCGACGGCGCCCTCACCCGCTCGCTGGCGGAACTCGGACGACCGCTCACGGCGATCGACATCGACGAGCATCGGGTCCGCAGACTGAGCGGGCGCCTGCCGAGCGTGCGGGTCGAGCACGCCGACGCGACGCGCCATCCGCTCGACGCCGATGTCGTGGTCGGCAACATCCCCTTCCACCTGACGACCCCGATCCTGCGGCGGATGCTGTCGACGGGCCGGTGGCGCGACGCGGTTCTGCTGACGCAGTGGGAGGTCGCCCGCAAGCGGGCGGGCGTCGGGGGAGGCACCCTGATGACCGCCCAGTCGGCACCGTGGTTCGAGTTCTCCCTCGAAGGGCGTGTCCCGGCGTGGGGCTTCTCGCCGCAGCCCAGCGTCGACGGTGGTCTGCTGTCGATCACGCGACGCGGCTCACCGCTCGTGCCGATCGCCGAGCGTCGCGCGTACGAGGGGTTCGTCCGGTCGATGTTCACGGCGCGCGGGGCGACCCTCGACGCGGTCGTGGCCTCGGCGGCTCGCGTGTCGAGGGCCCAGGCACGGCAGGCGCTGACGGCCGCCGGCGCATCGGACCGGCGTCTCCCGCGCGATCTCGGACCGGAGCAGTGGTCGGGGCTCTGGCGGTGGTTCGCGCGGTCGGCGTGA
- a CDS encoding thioredoxin family protein, protein MELTLVSSSFCGACSRTRSVLADAVRFLPDATVTEIDVALEPDAAEALDIRFTPTVIIRDGAGVEVFRAEGVPTVPQVLTAAVKALPT, encoded by the coding sequence ATGGAGCTGACCCTGGTCTCCTCGTCGTTCTGTGGCGCGTGTTCGCGCACCCGCTCGGTGCTCGCCGATGCCGTCCGGTTCCTTCCGGACGCCACGGTCACGGAGATCGACGTCGCTCTCGAGCCGGATGCCGCGGAAGCGCTCGACATCCGCTTCACGCCCACCGTCATCATCCGGGACGGCGCCGGCGTCGAGGTCTTCCGCGCCGAGGGCGTGCCCACGGTCCCGCAGGTTCTGACCGCGGCGGTCAAGGCGCTGCCGACCTGA
- a CDS encoding LysR family transcriptional regulator: MADELELRLLRHFVTVAEELHFRRAAERLFIAQQALSRDIRRLEDRVGTPLLTRSTRSVELTDAGRRLLPRAKEMLALHDLALRELRDDEPLVVDVVDAELTPALVLEAVRSRASGSEFIARFGQRGDGGRGSSADVVFDRVRRPSPEVSSQLVRFEPLAVLVPEGHPLADRDAVAFEDLRGTRVCSRAGGHVTEGWIDATAQLLAPFGIDPAIGHPVVAGGEELAQHLRLRSAPVLALASQHPVEGAVLLPVVDPIPLFPWAMSWRSDLDHPGLDELREAARRLTETRGWLDVPAGAWLPSPESRSAG; encoded by the coding sequence ATGGCCGATGAGCTCGAGCTGCGCCTGCTGCGCCACTTCGTCACGGTGGCGGAGGAGCTGCACTTCCGTCGTGCCGCCGAACGGCTGTTCATCGCCCAGCAGGCCTTGAGCCGCGACATCCGGCGGCTGGAGGATCGGGTCGGCACCCCGCTGCTCACCCGCTCCACCCGCAGCGTCGAACTGACGGATGCCGGGCGACGGCTGCTGCCGCGTGCGAAGGAGATGCTGGCGCTGCACGACCTCGCGCTGCGCGAGCTCCGTGACGATGAACCCCTCGTGGTCGACGTCGTGGACGCGGAACTGACCCCGGCTCTGGTGCTGGAGGCCGTGCGGAGCCGAGCGTCGGGCAGCGAGTTCATCGCCCGGTTCGGTCAGCGCGGGGACGGGGGCCGAGGCTCGTCGGCAGACGTCGTCTTCGATCGCGTGCGGCGTCCGTCGCCCGAGGTGTCGTCTCAGCTGGTCCGCTTCGAACCGCTCGCGGTGCTCGTGCCGGAGGGGCATCCGCTGGCGGATCGGGACGCCGTCGCCTTCGAGGATCTGCGCGGCACGCGCGTCTGCTCGCGTGCCGGCGGGCACGTGACAGAGGGGTGGATCGACGCGACCGCGCAGCTGCTGGCACCGTTCGGCATAGACCCGGCGATCGGCCACCCCGTGGTGGCGGGAGGGGAGGAGCTCGCGCAGCATCTGCGGCTGCGCAGCGCTCCCGTGCTCGCTCTCGCCTCCCAGCATCCGGTCGAGGGGGCCGTCCTCCTTCCGGTGGTCGACCCGATCCCGCTCTTCCCCTGGGCGATGTCGTGGCGCAGTGATCTCGACCACCCGGGGCTCGACGAGCTGCGCGAGGCCGCTCGTCGGCTCACGGAGACCCGGGGGTGGCTCGATGTTCCGGCGGGCGCGTGGCTGCCCTCGCCCGAGAGCCGATCCGCGGGGTGA
- a CDS encoding small multidrug efflux protein, giving the protein MNLIEIFQNWVAQVPELVQPLIVALAGAIPFIEGEGAASIGIIGGIHPVIAAVAAIVGNFVCVAVLVLASSGARSAIVNRSRVKEPALAGGGASAAPASEAPHTDRKAARREKFQRAFERYGVPGVSLLGPLLLPTHFTATMLAAAGVGKARVLFWQALAIIGWTTAVAVIVGGAVYAIR; this is encoded by the coding sequence ATGAACCTCATCGAGATCTTCCAGAACTGGGTCGCCCAGGTCCCCGAGCTCGTGCAGCCGCTCATCGTCGCCCTCGCCGGCGCGATCCCCTTCATCGAGGGCGAGGGTGCCGCGAGCATCGGGATCATCGGCGGCATCCACCCGGTGATTGCCGCCGTCGCAGCCATCGTCGGCAACTTCGTGTGCGTCGCCGTGCTGGTGCTGGCGAGCTCGGGTGCCCGCAGCGCGATCGTGAACCGCTCTCGTGTGAAGGAACCGGCCCTTGCAGGAGGAGGAGCGTCAGCCGCACCCGCGTCCGAGGCGCCGCACACCGATCGCAAGGCCGCCCGCCGGGAGAAGTTCCAGCGCGCGTTCGAGCGCTACGGCGTTCCCGGGGTCAGCCTTCTCGGACCGCTGCTGCTGCCGACCCACTTCACCGCCACGATGCTCGCCGCGGCCGGCGTCGGCAAGGCGCGCGTGCTGTTCTGGCAGGCGCTCGCGATCATCGGCTGGACGACGGCGGTCGCCGTGATCGTCGGCGGTGCGGTCTACGCCATCCGCTGA